One genomic region from Cyanobium usitatum str. Tous encodes:
- the argH gene encoding argininosuccinate lyase translates to MAVDSTASTWSQRFEQGLHPSIERFNASIGFDITLLQQDLDGSIAHARMLGSCAVISESEAAQLIEGLENVRSEAARGEFNPGLEAEDVHFAVERRLIELLGPLGKKLHTGRSRNDQVGTDLRLWLRGQIDAIDGGLLRFERALLAQAELHSTVLIPGYTHLQRAQPVCLAHHLLAYIEMAERDRARLADVRGRVNICPLGAAALAGTPVPIDRRQTAAELGFDTIYANSLDAVSDRDFAVEFMAAASLVLVHLSRLSEEVILWASEEFGFIGLTDRCATGSSLMPQKKNPDVPELVRGKSGRVFGHLMGLLTMIKGLPLAYNKDFQEDKEALFDGVRTCLDCLEAMAILFEEGLEFRPQRLEAAVAADFSNATDVADYLVAKGVPFREAYQLVGGLVKGCLAEGILLRDLPLGRWQQLHPAFEADIYEAITPQQVVAARRSEGGTGFDQVEQQLQRNRMRLAC, encoded by the coding sequence ATGGCTGTTGATTCCACCGCGTCTACCTGGAGCCAGCGTTTCGAGCAGGGCCTGCATCCGTCGATCGAGCGCTTTAACGCCTCGATTGGTTTTGACATCACCCTGCTGCAGCAAGACCTGGACGGCTCCATCGCCCATGCCCGCATGTTGGGCAGTTGCGCCGTGATCAGCGAGAGCGAGGCGGCCCAGTTGATCGAGGGCCTGGAGAATGTCAGATCCGAGGCAGCCAGGGGCGAGTTCAATCCCGGTCTGGAGGCTGAAGATGTGCACTTCGCCGTTGAACGGCGTCTGATTGAGTTGCTCGGCCCCCTGGGCAAGAAATTGCACACCGGCCGCAGTCGCAACGACCAGGTGGGCACCGACCTGCGTCTGTGGCTACGCGGCCAAATTGATGCCATTGACGGGGGCTTGCTGCGCTTCGAGCGGGCCCTGCTGGCTCAGGCTGAGCTGCACAGCACGGTCTTAATCCCCGGCTACACCCATCTGCAGCGGGCCCAGCCGGTGTGTCTGGCCCACCACCTACTGGCGTACATCGAGATGGCTGAGCGGGATCGGGCCCGTTTGGCCGACGTGCGTGGGCGGGTGAATATCTGTCCCCTGGGGGCCGCGGCCCTGGCGGGCACGCCGGTGCCCATCGATCGGCGCCAGACCGCGGCCGAGTTGGGCTTTGACACCATCTACGCCAACAGTCTCGATGCGGTCAGTGACCGGGACTTTGCGGTCGAGTTCATGGCTGCCGCCAGCTTGGTGCTGGTGCACCTGAGCCGGCTCAGCGAGGAGGTGATCCTCTGGGCCAGCGAAGAGTTTGGCTTTATCGGTCTCACCGACCGCTGTGCGACGGGCAGCAGCCTGATGCCCCAGAAAAAGAACCCCGATGTGCCCGAGCTGGTGCGGGGCAAGAGCGGCCGGGTGTTTGGCCACCTGATGGGCTTGCTAACCATGATCAAGGGCCTGCCCCTCGCTTACAACAAGGACTTCCAGGAAGACAAGGAGGCCCTGTTTGACGGGGTGCGCACCTGCCTCGATTGCCTCGAGGCGATGGCGATCCTGTTTGAAGAGGGGCTCGAGTTTCGGCCCCAGCGCCTGGAGGCGGCAGTGGCTGCGGATTTCTCCAACGCCACCGATGTGGCCGACTACCTGGTGGCTAAGGGGGTGCCCTTCCGCGAGGCCTACCAGTTGGTGGGCGGCCTGGTGAAGGGCTGCCTGGCAGAGGGAATCCTGCTGCGCGATCTGCCCCTGGGGCGCTGGCAGCAGCTGCACCCTGCCTTTGAAGCCGATATTTATGAGGCCATCACTCCCCAGCAGGTGGTGGCGGCCAGGCGCAGCGAGGGGGGCACGGGCTTTGACCAGGTTGAGCAGCAGTTGCAGCGAAATCGGATGCGACTTGCCTGCTGA